One Engraulis encrasicolus isolate BLACKSEA-1 chromosome 5, IST_EnEncr_1.0, whole genome shotgun sequence DNA segment encodes these proteins:
- the nes gene encoding nestin, producing MESPTVRLPQGFTFMGQEKQDMLDLNRRLETYLGRVKFLEEENQLLRDEIHVLRKNQQPRAQQRRALEAAVQEARTELDRAWREKDKVELEMENLSAELQSVAQQRQRVASARAQAQGRLLESRKEMEDERRAQAWLKDKVSQLEGELVLREQVHQEDMTCLKESMAHVRPVQAPPLAAALRTDIMQAQSSRVQSLGLEYSQKAAQAWREAAETYQRQVDRMEDSVGQAKARLVQITQERTENQLRLQGLAKDLEAVRTKKEMLERQAGQQRDRHSQEVNQMQAHVEALEEEKTKIGQQIDDLIIESRTLLKLKMSLGLEVATYRTLLDGEGLQVNEFPRNRHSTQTVSSTDGFPTLRELKHNLQETQFSTPVSRPSTTTAIRSSLQVKSQLTSSRPAAPVLSFTSISNTPEHQQHVMVEKKNEEEEEEEEEKERKSEDWPQPNIGDSLNGRDSVEHFRPEELYEEVTYASAISSTSATANAIPMEESFEREVDEDKPEVGHSAEASDMFVKEVSMMCDAMVHSTLPTCDTSDPQDFDAQQVDVLDTSEGKEPSMGDIGNPESDTADDLTEWMQLQQKFQATWAEKDPFTDRENTEKTDKQTEISETDEVNTEHRDLDVMTCMTYQPIKPLDHADTIDNDLAEPEDKNDFFDSERDTDVSQTLSGENVVDDECDQMNALECKEQDTENVYEDKAFVKPEEVVKNREVEKDEPRFTERQDKLCAESEGTEEIIEEKHESAEQYLSTGRDLEDDLFSIPHANFNINLEADTLPMIHEREQVVNSQEQPVSEDSFTWNKEMEGKEGDEDGSQEEQEEKNGEDLDDSPNVSMSWRTDPGELDSYALDNTLADTRPLIRYKSDDTDVNTQASHTFVSDSSDSEDDREAGPGQHRAVTKAKRFDTMEDLSEEPEVEAMNETEHGSDTPQTVVRDVHSENPYMPLQEEHGDAESETIAVETISALDEERSEMAEDLLQIDVKEVDETQKDVEETMDDKKAQEDTNVMPEEKAESETSILQEDFPEQTMDSVMDVPYQTKRHLNEPADTEELLSADVTTECVSQREPYEDWPKPEDQTTLFSISSNPLKKTKQPNLTEELLNEDIITTEPGSQRETITEQQPKPEDQIALIPTSSDPLQPTEQPLNEPHLTEQLLNEETTTENQPKADNEPSLFSTSAAAEPLEQIPTTLATAQDAVELLPESSEDISTERLTVSGKVYNKNDEEEFFVYNNDEEEIQELSMLTHTDLGDNLSLSSEPPSRPESQPHTANSDDEEEENEDESHSTEEESPNASPCLSPNAFAKLSQAHSRLQGAFEHFPGDSTEVSSDVLPTASQESSEYAMEQGQWQESVSEVDTEVEADMKDAADTFSPLEDIEHPSSTEANGNRPSQSLVDIIQDENMDEPPKRNRKDNDDLHSFFSSNMEADFWGSSRQMAATFDPDEINREQHQQSVTFQTRESLRLGREEEEEAWASPEAADERAEKYSSVPKLPLFGMVHQEGKSKVDALQGKGQKQANATQSDDSADEGDTWSSGEE from the exons ATGGAGAGCCCCACCGTCCGCCTGCCCCAGGGCTTCACCTTCATGGGCCAGGAGAAGCAGGACATGCTGGACCTGAACCGCCGGCTGGAGACCTACCTGGGCCGCGTCAAGTTCCTGGAGGAGGAGAACCAGCTGCTCCGCGACGAGATCCACGTGCTCCGCAAGAACCAGCAGCCCCGCGCCCAGCAGCGCAGGGCCCTGGAGGCCGCCGTGCAGGAGGCCCGCACCGAGCTGGACAGGGCCTGGAGGGAGAAGGACAAGGTGGAGCTGGAGATGGAGAACCTGAGCGCCGAGCTCCAGTCGGTGGCCCAGCAGAGGCAGAGGGTGGCATCGGCCCGCGCCCAGGCCCAGGGCAGGCTGTTGGAGAGCAGGAAGGAGATGGAGGACGAGCGGCGCGCGCAGGCCTGGCTGAAGGACAAGGTGAGCCAGCTGGAGGGGGAGCTGGTCCTCCGTGAGCAGGTGCACCAGGAGGACATGACATGCCTGAAGGAGTCCATGGCCCACGTGAGGCCCGTGCAGGCACCACCACTAGCAGCAGCGCTGCGCACAGACATCATGCAGGCCCAGAGCAGCAGAGTTCAAAGCCTGGGGCTCGAGTACTCGCAGAAGGCTGCCCAGGCGTGGAGGGAGGCAGCCGAGACGTACCAGAGGCAGGTGGACAGGATGGAGGACTCAGTGGGTCAGGCAAAGGCCCGTCTTGTCCAGATCACACAGGAGAGGACGGAGAATCAGCTGAGGCTACAGGGCCTGGCGAAGGACCTGGAGGCGGTCCGCACCAAGAAGGAGATGCTGGAGAGACAGGCGGGCCAGCAGCGGGACAGACACAGTCAGGAGGTCAACCAGATGCAG GCCCACGTGGAGgctttggaggaagagaagaccAAGATCGGGCAGCAGATTGATGACCTCATCATTGAGAGCCGGACCCTGCTGAAGCTCAAGATGTCTCTGGGGCTGGAGGTTGCCACTTACAG AACGTTACTGGATGGCGAGGGCCTTCAAGTCAACGAATTCCCCAGAAATAGGCACAGCACCCAGACAGTCTCCTCCACAG ATGGGTTCCCGACCCTTCGAGAGCTGAAGCATAACCTTCAGGAAACCCAATTCTCCACTCCCGTGAGCagaccctccaccaccacagctATCAGATCGAGCCTCCAAGTCAAATCACAGCTGACGTCTTCCAGGCCTGCCGCCCCTGTCCTCAGCTTCACCTCCATCAGCAACACTCCTGAGCACCAGCAGCATGTGATGGTGGAGaagaagaatgaggaggaggaggaggaggaggaggagaaggagcgtaAGTCGGAGGACTGGCCCCAGCCAAACATAGGCGACTCACTGAATGGGAGAGATTCCGTGGAGCACTTCAGACCCGAGGAGCTTTACGAGGAGGTGACGTATGCATCAGCTATCAGCAGCACCTCCGCAACAGCTAACGCCATTCCCATGGAAGAGTCCTTCGAGAGGGAGGTTGATGAGGACAAGCCTGAAGTAGGTCATTCAGCAGAAGCATCTGATATGTTTGTGAAAGAAGTCAGTATGATGTGTGATGCAATGGTTCACTCGACATTGCCCACCTGTGACACTAGTGATCCACAGGACTTTGATGCACAGCAAGTGGATGTGCTAGACACCTCAGAAGGAAAAGAACCAAGCATGGGAGATATAGGTAACCCTGAAAGTGACACGGCAGATGACCTCACAGAGTGGATGCAGTTACAACAGAAATTTCAGGCAACATGGGCAGAAAAAGACCCGTTCACAGACAGGGAGAATACAGAgaaaacagataaacaaacagaaaTTTCTGAAACAGATGAGGTCAACACAGAACACCGTGATCTTGATGTGATGACATGCATGACTTACCAACCCATTAAACCCTTGGATCATGCTGACACAATAGACAATGATTTGGCAGAACCAGAGGATAAGAATGACTTCTTTGACTCCGAGAGAGACACAGACGTGAGTCAGACACTGTCAGGAGAGAATGTAGTTGATGATGAATGTGACCAAATGAATGCTTTAGAATGTAAAGAACAGGACACTGAGAATGTATATGAAGATAAGGCCTTTGTAAAGCCAGAAGAGGTGGTAAAGAATAGAGAGGTTGAGAAGGATGAACCAAGATTTACAGAGAGACAAGATAAACTATGCGCTGAAAGTGAAGGAACTGAAGAAATCATAGAGGAAAAGCATGAAAGTGCAGAGCAATATCTCTCAACAGGAAGAGATCTGGAAGATGACTTGTTTTCAATTCCACATGCCAATTTCAACATTAATCTTGAAGCAGATACACTGCCCATGATTCATGAACGAGAGCAAGTTGTTAACAGCCAGGAACAGCCTGTATCTGAGGATAGCTTCACCTGGAACAAAGAAATGGAGGGCAAGGAAGGTGATGAAGATGGTAGCCAGGAAGAGCAAGAGGAAAAAAATGGCGAGGACCTTGACGACTCGCCAAACGTGTCCATGTCATGGAGAACGGACCCAGGCGAGTTGGACAGCTACGCTCTGGACAACACGCTCGCCGACACTCGACCACTGATCCGGTACAAGAGTGACGACACGGATGTGAACACTCAGGCCTCGCACACGTTCGTGAGCGACTCCAGTGACAGCGAAGACGACCGGGAGGCTGGCCCGGGGCAGCACCGCGCCGTCACCAAGGCCAAGCGGTTTGACACCATGGAGGACCTGTCTGAGGAGCCTGAGGTGGAGGCCATGAATGAGACAGAGCATGGTAGTGACACCCCTCAGACTGTGGTGAGAGATGTTCACTCAGAAAACCCTTACATGCCTCTTCAAGAAGAACACGGTGATGCAGAGAGTGAGACCATTGCTGTTGAAACCATCAGTGCcttagatgaggagaggagtgagatggCAGAGGATCTTCTACAGATTGATGTCAAAGAGGTAGATGAAACACAGAAAGACGTTGAGGAGACAATGGATGACAAGAAGGCACAAGAGGACACAAACGTTATGCCTGAGGAAAAGGCTGAGAGCGAAACAAGCATTTTACAGGAAGACTTCCCAGAGCAGACTATGGATAGCGTGATGGACGTGCCCTATCAAACCAAACGGCATTTAAATGAGCCCGCTGACACTGAAGAGCTTTTAAGTGCAGACGTTACCACTGAGTGTGTCAGTCAGCGAGAGCCATATGAAGACTGGCCAAAACCTGAAGACCAGACTACTCTATTTTCCATCTCATCAAACCCACTTAAGAAAACTAAACAGCCCAACCTCACTGAAGAACTTTTAAATGAAGACATCATTACCACTGAGCCtggcagtcagagagagacaatTACTGAACAACAGCCAAAACCTGAAGACCAGATAGCGCTGATTCCCACCTCTTCAGATCCACTGCAGCCAACTGAGCAGCCTTTAAACGAGCCCCATCTCACTGAACAACTTTTAAATGAGGAAACAACTACTGAAAACCAGCCTAAAGCTGACAATGAGCCCTCTCTATTTTCcacctcagcagcagcagagccacTTGAGCAAATTCCAACCACCCTAGCCACAGCACAGGATGCAGTAGAGCTTTTACCAGAATCCTCAGAGGATATTTCCACAGAAAGATTAACAGTCAGTGGCAAAGTATACAACAAAAACGATGAAGAGGAATTCTTCGTATACAACAACGATGAAGAAGAAATCCAAGAACTGTCCATGCTGACTCACACAGATCTTGGAGACAATCTCTCCCTGAGCAGCGAGCCCCCAAGCAGGCCCGAAAGCCAGCCCCACACTGCCAACTCTGACGACGAGGAAGAGGAAAATGAAGATGAATCCCACTCGACTGAAGAAGAATCACCCAATGCCAGCCCATGCTTATCACCTAATGCCTTCGCCAAGCTGTCCCAGGCACATTCAAGACTCCAGGGAGCCTTTGAACATTTTCCAGGAGACTCCACTGAAGTGTCTAGCGATGTGTTACCCACAGCCTCTCAGGAATCATCAGAGTATGCCATGGAACAGGGCCAGTGGCAGGAGAGTGTGTCTGAGGTTGACACTGAGGTGGAAGCTGATATGAAAGATGCGGCTGATACCTTTAGTCCTCTGGAAGACATTGAGCACCCATCATCCACAGAGGCCAATGGCAATCGGCCATCTCAGAGCTTGGTGGACATCATCCAAGACGAGAACATGGACGAGCCCCCAAAACGTAACAGGAAAGACAACGATGATCTCCACAGCTTCTTTAGCAGCAACATGGAGGCAGACTTCTGGGGCTCCTCTCGACAGATGGCCGCCACATTCGATCCAGACGAGATTAACCGGGAGCAACACCAGCAGAGTGTCACCTTTCAAACCAGGGAGAGCCTGAGGcttgggagggaggaggaggaggaggcctgggCATCTCCAGAGGCGGCCGACGAGAGGGCAGAGAAATACAGCAGCGTGCCTAAATTGCCATTATTCGGGATGGTGCATCAGGAGGGAAAGTCCAAGGTGGATGCCCTGCAGGGAAAAGGACAAAAGCAAGCCAATGCAACACAGTCGGATGACTCCGCTGATGAAGGAGACACCTGGTCATCTGGAGAGGAGTAG
- the LOC134448539 gene encoding C-type lectin domain family 4 member A — MMQASTSENVEKRVLEFTGLTEYFPVGNDALGSETENMDDDLGYSSVLLVKSEEKRKAREEQTLEIQSISEVTEVKKTFMQAEPIASKKRVRKTKRGDAPPSERSQCHCCVVFFWLLTLGIMTILGAAVAFLLIHLIQLQQEKEALKVERDYLNGTLGVIFQFSNFQVDHFCPILDNCTQERKCYKPCKERWVYYQSSCYQFISSDWPNWESSQNHCNSIGAHLVVIDTLEEQAFINNHTKDMDNEGNGYWIGLSRHDDKWQWVNGSDLIGGYWITNEWYNCVATMPSTDPSRSWKAKHCAGTNRWICEMEATIWPD; from the exons ATGATGCAAGCGTCGACGTCGGAAAATGTGGAGAAGAGGGTGCTTGAGTTTACCGGTTTGACTGAATATTTCCCTGTTGGCAATGACGCTTTGGGCAGTGAGACGGAAAACATGGATGATGACTTGGGCTACTCAAGTGTGCTACTTGTCaaatcagaagagaagagaaaggcaaGAG AGGAACAAACTCTGGAAATACAGAGTATCTCCGAGGTCACGGAAGTCAAGAAAACCTTCATGCAAGCAGAGCCCATTGCCAGCAAAAAGAGAGTTCGGAAGACAAAGAGAG GTGATGCCCCTCCATCTGAGCGTTCCCAGTGTCACTGCTGCGTGGTGTTCTTTTGGCTCCTGACACTGGGGATCATGACCATACTAGGGGCGGCCGTGGCCTTCT TGCTGATTCATTTGATTCAACTGCAGCAGGAGAAGGAAGCTCTGAAGGTAGAGCGTGATTATCTCAATGGGACCCTTGGAGTCATTTTCCAGTTCAGCAATTTTCAAGTTGACCATTTCTGTCCGATCTTAGACAATTGTACACAAG AGAGGAAGTGTTATAAACCTTGCAAAGAGAGGTGGGTATACTACCAATCAAGCTGTTACCAATTCATCTCCTCTGACTGGCCGAACTGGGAGAGCAGTCAAAACCACTGCAATTCGATTGGTGCCCACTTGGTTGTAATTGACACTTTAGAGGAACAG GCCTTCATCAATAATCACACCAAGGATATGGACAATGAAGGAAATGGATACTGGATTGGTTTATCGAGACACGATGACAAATGGCAGTGGGTGAATGGCAGTGATCTCATTGGAGG gtATTGGATTACTAACGAATGGTATAACTGTGTGGCAACCATGCCTAGCACTGACCCCTCgaggagctggaaggccaaacaCTGTGCTGGAACAAACAGGTGGATCTGCGAGATGGAGGCAACTATATGGCCAGACTGA